A stretch of DNA from Polyodon spathula isolate WHYD16114869_AA chromosome 20, ASM1765450v1, whole genome shotgun sequence:
GTTGATCTGTTTCcacacagtaaataaacagtTCATTACCTTCATGTGTTTCCTGAGCGAGCTTGGGTGCGTGTAAGACTTGTCGCACACTTTGCAGATGTAAGGTTTGTCCGAAGTGTGCacatgcatgtgtttctttctgtcACTGCTGTTTGCGAAGCGTCTATCACAGCCCTCGAATTCGCATTTAAATGGTTTTTCACCTgcaagagagagaaacaaaaatacacataattacaagAGCAAAACCAACCAAAACTGACTCCAAACAACTCAATATCTCTGCATGCgcgtctgctttttttttttaacacagcgcattatgaaatatatttttcaacaaataaaaaaatacaagtgtttttttttattctggttcATGCTTGAATTTCAAAGCACCCACGAgttttattgttaatgtttttttttttttttttaaccctcgtTTAATTGCTTGTGATTCTGCCGAATTTCTCTAAGATAACATAATATATAGGCCAATATAGGAAGGGGAATGACCAATAAATACTAGCACAAGCTCTTAAAGGATATTCATTTagctctaaaaaaaacaaacaaataaagagaaAATACTTCAACAAAAAGTTTGACTGATTTAATTAGGAGGGGTGTAAATCAGCTTGAAAAAGGAACGGAAGTACCGAACGTTAGGTTTCATTAGCATTTATACTGTCTCCCTAACTTAGAGAAAAGAACCAAATCTTCAATTCACACGCACTGTCCAAAGCGGTGCTCAGCCCGTCTCACGCGATTTTGCTAATACACAAATACACTTCGAGAAGCAGAGAAAGTGCATTTAGCAGTACCGTACTTAAAAAACGCAAAAAGCCAGGACTGCCATTTCAGTCTAGCAAAGAAACACCAGATTGCCAGAAATACGAAACATTACCCTCACTGTATACTCTTATTCACATGTTTTAGTTTCCGTGTTCATGCACTATATCGTGCGGTGCCTACTCCattcaaataatttttaataCGAAAGGAATCATAAAACTTTATATTTACCTGTATGAGTTCTTTTATGAATTTTCAGGTTTTCGGACCTGGCAAATATTTTTCCACAGCCGGGGAAGGGGCAGGGAAAGGGTTTCTCTCCCGTGTGGACTCTGACGTGATTCACCAGTTTGTATTTGGCTTTAAAAGATTTCCCTTCTCTCGGACAATCCTCCCAAAAGCAGATGTGGTTACTTTGTTCGGGTCCGCCGACGTGCTCCATGGAGATGTGTGTCACCAGCTCGTGCATGCTGCTGAACGTTCTGCCGCAGCTCTTTTTGGGTCGGTTCATCTGGGTCTCGTCGATCCATTTGCAGGACATCTCTTGCTTAACATGCGGCCTCATGTACCTAAAGAATGCCCCCGGTCCGTGGTGCGGCGGCACGTTCATCGCCATGTTCATATTAATCGGGTGGTTATAGTTGTGCATCTGGGCTGTGCCATAGGGGTCTGTCCGCGGGCTCACAACGGGTCTGTAAGGGTCTGGTCTTCCAAATATGTCCCCGCGCAAACCCAGATGCATTTGACTGGTCACTGCGTGTCCATTCGGCGAAGTGTGACTGGCGGGCTGGTCGTGAAGCCCTGGAAATAAAAGGTGCCCCGGGTTTTCGGCGATTCCAGGTCCGTGCAGACTCCCCGCTGAAGGGGCAAAGATCCCATGCTGGGCGCTCGTAGCTGCAGATTCCCCGATTCCAGCACCACGGTTTCTAAACAAGAAGTCTCTGGAGTTGAACGCCCCGCCGCTGTACGAACCCATCTGCCCAGAGTGGTGGTGACCAAGGGCAGTCGCATACCCAGATGCCTGCGGGGTAAACGCAGAGTTCTGGCTGGAGGAGATTTCGTGAGCCACGGGGCTGAGTTTGAAAGCCGC
This window harbors:
- the LOC121295279 gene encoding zinc finger protein ZIC 3-like, encoding MTMLLDSGPQFSALGVGGFGTPRHHEMGSRDVGLALNPFGDSSHAAAFKLSPVAHEISSSQNSAFTPQASGYATALGHHHSGQMGSYSGGAFNSRDFLFRNRGAGIGESAATSAQHGIFAPSAGSLHGPGIAENPGHLLFPGLHDQPASHTSPNGHAVTSQMHLGLRGDIFGRPDPYRPVVSPRTDPYGTAQMHNYNHPINMNMAMNVPPHHGPGAFFRYMRPHVKQEMSCKWIDETQMNRPKKSCGRTFSSMHELVTHISMEHVGGPEQSNHICFWEDCPREGKSFKAKYKLVNHVRVHTGEKPFPCPFPGCGKIFARSENLKIHKRTHTGEKPFKCEFEGCDRRFANSSDRKKHMHVHTSDKPYICKVCDKSYTHPSSLRKHMKVHESQASESSPAASSGYESCTPPALLSASTEDPTKTPPSAVQNATVHNDGLPPNFNEWYV